Within the Naumovozyma dairenensis CBS 421 chromosome 9, complete genome genome, the region ATTTTCATATAGAAGTCTCTTCTAAAGATAGTCTATATTGTAAATAgtgtttatatttttacgaactttattgaaattgtattgtattttttgttttaaaatAAGTATTAGGTTATTAGTATACAGATATATAAGTAACcgttattttttctttatctacACATGAAGGTAAACGCATCCACTACATGGTTTCCTTtgattctttctttttattactattagtattattcACGTTATGGTGCCTTAAAATTTTGTTCTTAAATTTTGTGTTGGTTTTTAAGCTATGggaattgaagaaactttCCCTCTAACGATGGTTGTTTGATGGATTCAGACGCTCTTTTACAATTTTGACTTCTTTGTTCAACTTCAAGGcaacttcttctaattttgtGATTTCATCACCCTTTTCAATAACTAATATAGTcttatcttcattaaaCTTGGCGTTTATATCCAAGTTAGAAATAGTAGTATCCAAAACcattataattttatcttcTGGCAAGTTGAATAAATCAGCCAATTTCTTAACAGAGAAGCTTGAATAAAATCTCTTGTAAGTAAAGAAATAAGTCTTTAATGATTCTACTTGAACTCTTTCAGTCAAATTTTCTAAGACAGTGTCAACATTTGGTAATAAATTCCAAGCtttaatatctttcaaGTATGCAACAGATTTTTGCCAGTCACCCTTTTGCATAGCTTTAGCTGCAAATAAGATATAATCTCTTGAAGTTTCTGGTGGACCTTGGAAACTTGCCTTATCGTAATATTCTAATGCACGACGAATTGATTTTTGAGAATATGGGATTCTTTTAACTTTAATACCTGAATAAAATGCGGTCATTTGTGGAATTTCAATCAATAATGAACATGTCATGAAGACGACATCAATTAAGTCTAAGTTTATATGCTGATGGTAGGGTAGACATTGCTTTTCACGATCATCGCCTGTAGAGGTTACTCTTTGTAAAGTTTGTTGACCAAGAATTTCTCTTAAATGGGAAGCAGATAATAATTCGTTTAGAACTTGATGacattcttcaattaaaCAAGCCTTGAATGCAGACAAACCTAATTGAACAACAACTCTGTTGAATAAAATTTGTAAAGATGGATCGGAAGTATTAATGTTAGCTTGTACATTAGTAGATAATAACATATCCTTAGCTTGATAGAAATCAATGTTTAAGGCATGGTAATAAATGTTATATAATGCAGCACGTTTACGGAGAGCTCCGTCAGTATTTTTGGAAAGGACTTGTGATAAAGTTGTGACCAATTTGGTAATATATTCGTTATCAATGGTTTCTGGTTGAGCAatgaaattagatgaatAATGAGAAGCAGAAACTGATTTCCATGCAGATGATTCCATCTTtgtaattaatttttctgaTTTATAATAAATGTGATCTAATCTCTTAATGAATGGACGTGCTAATaacttttcttgttcatcttGAGGTAAAGTAGCCTCCAAGTATAATTGACTTCTTAGTATCAAGTTGTAAATGGATTGTTCATCTTTCAAACGGAATAAATAATCACTAGAATGTGGATCGAtgtttaataatgattttttaaattcttcatctaatctttcaacaaatgaaaataagGAACCAAGGATCTTCTTAACACCGTTGGAATCAGCAGTTGgttcatcttcaatggAGTCGGTTGGGATGGCCAATTCTGAAACTTGATAAGTGGTACGGTTTTCATCTAAAATGTTCATTAGACTAATGATATCGTTGTACGATGCCTTCCATTGTTCAATTGGTTGATATGATAAAGTAGATGAAACATCGAATCGTAATGGAATCAAAGTCAAATAAGCCATGATGGATTCAAATGGATTTTTAGCCATaactaataattcttctaGAGTTCTCAATAAATCTTGTTGGTTAACGTTCTTTTTCCCTCTTGAATCCATGACAATACGTAATGTGGTGAAGAAACTAACTTCTGAAGTAGCAGAGGCAATGGATGCCAGGGTAGCTGGTTTGGGAGCGCCAAACATGCCTGTATCTAAAGATGATTCCAAGTCAACGGTAGTTTCCTTTTCGAAAGCTTCTGGATCTTCTctgaatttatttaatagatcttcattttctctAGCCACCTTTCTTGCTCTTTGCTTTATAGTATTGAATGCTCTTGCAACtgctttatttttaatttcattcaagTCAGATGAGGATACCAAATCTTCGACTTGAGCAACAACTTTTATGAACAAAGATGGAGTACCCATATTTTGTTGATGAGCTCTAACTAATAGACGAGTAATGGTATCGAATTCGTTTAAGATGGAAACCCAATCTTCAGACATTTCAGCggtttcaatattatcataaaCGGCTTGCATTTCatccaataatttttctttggcAGATTTAACCACTTTCCTaccttcatcatcacttaaatcttcatctgaGGAACCAGGATAATTGGAACCTTTCAAAAACTTATTACCAGCACCTCCAGAGGGACCAGCTTTTCTAAACTCAGATTTTTTAAACCAATCTGGACCATATGGTTTGCCTTCAGAATCATCAGTTTCATAATCTGATTCTTGAGCTGCTTCTTCAGATTCATTGAAGAAGGAATCATCGGATTCTTCACCGGAGGAGGATCCTAGTAATAGTTCTTCCTCAGATGAGGAggataataaatcttcttcttcagatGACGTTCCTGATTCATATTCATAGTTGGATGCGAAAAAACGAGACATGTTGTGTATTGGGCAATGAgctttttatttcttcttcgtgTTGCTGCTATTGTTCAATAAATCCTATTTTTCGGTGGAAGATGGCAATGCTCTAATATATGAAAAGGTGACTTTCTTCTAAGAATTCCAATTCTTAATTTGTATAGTGTTAATACGCACAGATTCAGAGTATCCTTAACCTTTCTCCCTCTCTACCTTAGATGTCTGTGTATCTTTCTCTGGTCCATCCATTACTCTGTCTCTCTCTGTATTTCTCACTACTAAGAAAacttgaaattttcaacgtgaaaaaaaattttcgtgaaaatttggaatttttcaaaatagaaaaaatggTGGAATATCATTTCAAACGGTGTGACGCAGTAAAGTGACAGTAAATCActtcaatgaattattattattatacatGTTTACTTTATCACATACAATcacaaatatatttatatgtttatGTAAGCCTGATTTTTATTGAGAGAAAGATAGACAGAGAAAGCGCGTCTATATAAGCGCCTGTATGGAAGACAATGAAATCATACATGCATCCTGTATTGGAACATTCCCTTGAGGTACCATTCCTGGTAATTCAAATTGTCCATCGAAGAAATCTTGCGCACCTTCACAACCTTCAAATTGATCCTTTGACGCGTTGAAACTTTGTTTAATATGATCCCACTTACCATAAACCATTAACAAGTTTGCAGCATCGACTTTCTTAGTGGCGTCTTCCGTAGCGGACCCTGTAATGATTTTAGAAATTGTTGGTATTTTAGAATCAATTTTCAtgtatttctttaatgattcattataataataatcacCACTATTGATCCACACAGATTGTGAATATCCATTACGGAAGGCACAGTGAGTGAAAATATCACCAAATGATTTAGCAATTCTAACATGATAGCCATATGAAGCTTGAGCTCCCACGAAATCTCCGTACGCTTCTTCTGGTGAAACAACTCTTTTCTCTATAGTATCCACGGTGACTCTGACGTTGATTGGTACCAATTGAGATTTTAATTCTAAATTGATATCTTTACctatattaatgaatttagtttgtttgaattctttcttatttgaTGTGGAGATTTTCCCTGGTTTTGTCATTCTAATTGCAAGTCCTTCTCTATAACGATGATTGTCATTTCCTTCTCCATGGTCTAGATATCTCATAAATGGTAAGGCAGATAATCTTGGTAATTTAGAAGCTTCGTGGAAATATTGTCTATATTGTTTCTTGAACACTGAATTTACTAGATATGGCGGTGTGACAaaatattgtaataatgaCGCAATTAACATGGAATCAGATAATTTGGTGGtgctttttttctttgtctTCAGTTGTGTATCATCAGTGTTAGGTGGTGAAGTAAGATCCAGGATGATAATTTCACCtgcattgaaaaatgtagCAGCTTTAGCAATTTGGTAAATGGTGTAGGTTATTTGTTCCAAATTGGTACAATTTGAAATGACACTTGTTGGTATACATAGAGAGTAATTTAAAGTCTTGGATAATACCTTGATTGTCTTCTTTACGTTATTCTTTTTAGCTTTAATTGCCTGTCCTTGTCCTTGTTTACCATGCTtggttttcttctttaacGGTTTGTTTGTAGAGGATGTTGATATATCACCTTGATTTTCAACTgaagtttttcttttagGAGGCAtaattaattgatattattttttaaaaactGGGAAAGattttcacttttttgATGCAATGCAATCAACGTTTCGTTCTTGTTTATTGCATgtctttcttcttctagtGAAAATGCGATGAGCCTACTTTGTAAGTTTCGAGATTTGAATTTCCACTaacaaaaaattttcaactATTTTTCGCCGTTTTGGAAATTCCCCACGACACACAATATTATCTACCACATAGTGGTCTTCATTTAAGCCAAGTAGTCAATTGTGTAGTCTGATGAACAGTTTAAGCAGTAGACTGAATTCAGTATGACTTTATAACTGTCTATATAGTGGCTCGCATATATAGACATATTATCCATCATATATAATCTTTGATCCCTCCATCTTTATACTATGTACTTGGAAAAAAAGTAAAGGTCATCGGTTCTATTGATTATGTTGGCGGCAGCCTTATCAAACGATCTTATTACGTAACCAAACCATTTTATTCCATATATACGTGTATTATACAAGTATCATTGAGATAGTGAGCGATTTGAGCATCTGTGTGGTTATTGCAAAGGGTTAAGACTTTCTACATAAAAATATGTAGGTAATACCAGCGTCTTGGAAGCATAACATTACCTCTCTTTTAATGTGTTCAAAGTTATTAATGTATAATACGCCGTTCAGTATAATTGTTAAACTGATCTGATCTTTCAAAAAGTTTTCAACACAAAACATAAGATTGATATAGTCAACTAATATTATAACTTTCATCtgaaagaattatcattattaatagtatatgtatatatatagagaatgagagaaaatgaaaaggaaaaggtaaaaggaaaatatatatatatataatgcGGAACCATTTTTACTAAATCATTGgttaaattttttcaagttgacattttaattttctaatttttttgtttttatgTTAGTTTCATTATTTCATAGTTGTTCTTCTTACTCTTGGTCATCGAGTTcttcaccatcatcatcatcatcatcattgtcGTTAAAAGCATTATCATGTTCATGCAGTTTTCCACTCTTAAACacttctttcaaattataaTGTTTTTTCCTCATTTCTTCGAATCGTCTATGTTTAGCTTCCTTTTCTGCAGCTTCGTCGTCATCATCGTTcacattttcatcattttgattcccatcatcatcttgttTCATTGAGAcatgttcttcttcaattctatCATCTCCATCAAATTGACCCCCCGTTTGATCGATTTTAAATTCCGGTTCACCCAACGagaaatcattaaaatcatcatcatcaccagGGTTTATATTTGTTATCCCATTTCCATTAAATGCCTTATCATCAGCcaaatcatcttcatcaactCTATAATATTCCCCCGCGGGGTCCACAGCACCTTGATAGGGAGTCTTTGGTTCATCGATATGAATATCTTGGAATTGTTGTTTCGTAATTTCATTctcattcaaatttttctgGTTCCATTGTAATCTTTCATCCTGTTCGTGTTTCAAAGAGATAGTATCTTTTGGTGTGAATTGACTGatatgttgttgttgctgaaGTAGTACTGCTTCTGCCttttgttgctgttgtttATATGCTTGAGAATCTTTGGCTAGACGGGCATTTAGTTGGGTATTTTTCAGGACTTGTTTCCTGAATTCAGTTATTGAAGGATCGTCTTTGTTTAATTGTTCCTTTGGTAAAGGGTTCTTTAATATACCACCCATTATTGACGTAAAACCGTGTGTGTCTCTCTCTCTTTGCTTCCGTAGTTTTCTTTCTACGTTGCTTTAATGCTCAGTTGATTGTTATACCAGTAAGTATTTCGTATAATATCTGGTCTAGTCTAGTCTAGTTTAGTCCTGTCTAATCTTGTTCGTGTCGTATGAACTAACTCTCATTAAACTTATACTCcctttctctttctctaTCTCTATAAGTATTAAGCACGCAGTACGTAAAGAAATTCCTTTGTTGGGTATCCCCCGCAAGAAAATAGTGGCCTACTGTCCGGGGGATTTCCAACTCATTATGAAATGGAAAGCGACacaatatataaaaactGAGTGACAgcaaatttataaatacgcaagttaataaatatagatATAGATATAGGGTAGGTATAAAGGTAGATTTAGAACGTGCATGAGCGACACAACTtaatatatcttcttcttttcatcCACAGAGATTTCACCCGCTCCAGTGTTAATAACCAAAAGTAGCCCTCCAATAATActtaaattttgataaaattcatatttcaagaaatccTTCTTCGTAGAATCATAAAACCAATAATTATTCAAAGTAACATTGTAAAAAGTTAAAATCAACCCCAACATAATCGAGGCAAATTTAATCCTAAACCCAATAGCAAAGCATACAGTGAAAACAATAGTGAAAATCACAGTAACCCAAGACTTACTAAAAGTGAACCCAACAAACATTAAAACAATCAATATCCTCCCTACTAACAATAAGAAACTCTTATTCTTATCCACTTTATCCTCTAATTCAGGTAACATCCCAAACGTCATCTTTTTTGAGACCATAGAATCACTAAACGCAATCAACAACCCACCAATAACACTAATGTTCCTCAAAAGGAACGCAGATCCTGATACCAACCCGTATACTACCCCTTGCAATACGATACAACTAATCAAGAGACCCGTAGCGATTACGGTATGTTTCCTTGCGATCAATAACGTGGACCCTAAAGGCATAgcgatgatgatgaacaatAAGAACATGAGGACGAAAACGTAGGGGATCCCCTTCCATTTGTTTAGATAGAAAACTTGATCAGACCATTGGGTCAAGATACGAAGGGAATCCTCGTAGAATGTGGCGACGATGAAGAAACGGGAGATGGTGGGGATGTATGGTTCAATGCGTTGTAAGAGTGGGTGTGTCGTTAAGGATTCAATTCTGTCTGTGAATGCCAAGAAAGAGTTAAAATGATGTTTTAGTTGAATAGTAAATGGTTCTCCCTGTTGAATTGGACGTGATGGTCTGTTTGCAGCATAACTGTAGGATGATGGTGGGTATTGTTGTGcttgttgctgttgctgtgGGAATGGTTGTCTAGCGAACCTTGGGTCTTGCTGGTTGAAATCGTTTTGAATAGGACCTCTGTATGACATGACGTAAGGAGCGGTGAAAAGCTAGCGTCAACTGAGCTTAATCTATGGATGGTTGCCTTCTATTCTCTCTCTATTTTTTGTGTTTTTCTTGTCCTGAATTGTTGACTTACTTGCGTATCCTCTTCTATTAAATATGTTTACGTACTTGTTTAGTTTTTTGCCCTTTTTTTAAACGAAAATGAAAGgagaaattcaaaaagcTGCTGGGAAGATTCGAAGGGAAGAGGAGGGGAGACAGTACAGAATgtatatatgatatatttaaagTTTAATGAATGCAACCTTGATACAAGACGTGTGTGACGTATGGTTTGAGTCTATGTACTATGTTGATTTTTCTAGCTATGGAAGAGATGACTCACTAGCTTCTTAAACGTACATAAATGGGTACTGGACGGTGCAATTTTATAAGCGCAACTATCCAGAAAGAGAAGGttatctttattcttttttcctCTTCAGTAATGATGAACACGATACCCCatagtttatttatttacataCTAGGCATAAATTAGTGGATGGATGTGTCATATGTATATTCAATCCGATTATGTAGTACTTTGTGCTATGTAtgtatttttcatataCGTAGGCGCCGAagctcatctcatctcatgtcatactgaaaaatttatgacAGTTTATAATCTTAGTAAGCCCTTTTTTAATCTACCTCTGTACATACACAGATTACAAACGAATAACGTATTTCTTTTGAGCTCATCGGAATCACCCTGACTTATTTCCTAGTGCTACCAAGCATAGATCAATAAACCAACTCTAGCAAGGCTTTCAACATGTCCGCTGTTCAAAAGCAAGATTTAACCATCTTCAGCGATCAATCAATAATCCCAAAGAATTTATGCTCAAATGAAAGTCATAACGTTATGCTATTGACCTCAACAGCTGCTACTCAACCATTATGGTTGATAAACACTCTAGTGGAATCATCCATCTATGGTCATTCTTATTCATTAAACTCATCCGCATCCTCCACCAACACAATAAATCATAACAAACCAATAAATCCAACCTCTTCATTAACCATAGCATCATTTGCtcataataaatcattctACAAGAGTTCATTCGATAGATTGAAAATTAATTCAAACTCATATAAAATCTTGGACTTCTTAACAGATTTTACAATGAATGAAACATTAGGTAAACCTAAAGCtaaaatttttgaaaatcttttaaaattattccCCAATGATACCACATCAACTATAATATTAGAACAACCAGAAATCTTATTCTCTTTAATGGGTGATCACTTGTCTGCAAATGAACTTATTGAATCCTTTTTAAAACCATTGATTAAAAAGTGTGGTCTTCTTATCATCGTGACTTCCGTTGAATTATACAAACTAGATTATTCAATGACTAAAGATGTTACAGAATTAATTCGATTCATCTCATTCTGTTTCCATGTCAGTCTAACTGTCTTGAGTTTACAACCTTTACAAACTGGGAGAGCTAAAGATATTACTGGTTCTTTGAAGATTACAAGAGGTGGTGCCACATTAGATCATTTGAGTGGGAAGATTCATgtcattgaaaatgaatatttatatttgaatgaaaaggACTCTACGAAGCTTTTCTAttagattatatatatatatatatactttcGTTCCCtcttttcttgaaaaatgtataataattacATAAAACCAAACAAACGTTATACCATTTACTTATTCCTTCTAACTCTGATTATCTCGTCAAGCTTAAATTCCACAGCACATCTTGTCTTTATTAACGATAAAACAGGCCACGTACTTTGTTCACCACATTTAATCCAATATGgtatattattcaattgacCTTCAATGATTCTTGTTATCGAGAGATTCTTCATTCGTGGCACGATAGCAATTTCGATTGCAGATCTTGGTGTCTTTTCATCAATGATTAATCTTTTGATCCAGGAACTTAGTAAGCCTAAATTATCTAATACTTGCATTCTATGATGAAATTCTAACGTCgtgatatttttcaatttcctttccaaatgatatttaaatttaaatgcCAGCGGTTCCATCTCGGTGAAATTTAATTGGGGAATACCTAATTCTGgtaaattaatattattagctGTCTCGGGATAATGtttgtaataatagtatttCGAAGTCTTAATCTCATGTTTCAAGTCATTTACCACTAGGGGAGCCAAGTATGGCCTTGCCAAGGAGACAATAAAATTGTTCacattaaataattcagTCAATCTTGTATATGGACTCTCAGTTTCATTACTATTCACTGCATTCTCTGGAGTTAAAAATTGATTAGTCTTATTTTTCTCCTCTGTcaaaaatgattcaatttcattatctaGATTCTTGCATAATAATTTGGTACCTTCTGATATAACGCCGGACCCAAGGCTGCAATTAATAGCAGATCTTATAAGAATATTTGGTGTAGTCacataatttaataaattggGACAAGATTTATCAGTGGGATGAATAACTATATTGAATACTTTCCCAGTCAATTGATATGCTTCTTCAAATGTtatatctttaataatatatttcaaaacaaattgaatgaaaagaTAAACATCTTGTGAATAGCcatgatgaattaaattttgaatcaGTGTGCCTAAATTCAAATGTTGTTCCAAATTACCATACCCAcaacttttcaataattcaaaatcgtctttaataatgtttaaaatataatcatCAGAGAAtaattcttccaattcttcattAGGCATACAACCGAAAACAGCAGCAACACATGCACCCATAGAACTACCGCTTATGATATTTGGCATTAAATCTTGTAACAATAAACCTTTGATAACACCTAAATGGAAAAGTCCAAATAATGAGCCACCTTGTAATATCAATGCTGTGGTCCCCAATGATAATTTACATCTTTGGAAAAATGCCGTAGGGACCATAGCTTCATCTAACAACTCTAATCCATCGATAGTCTTCTCCAAATATtgttcaattaataatttcgtCCCCATCAATGACTTTGTAAACAATTTCTTATCTACAATTCCAGCAAAATTCCTCAACATACATGGACCCGTCGTTGAAAATTTCTCCTTAATTAattctaaatcattattatccaaTGCCTTAatcaatattgaatattgttCCAAGACAGAATTAAAATCATACcttcttgaaaaaaaattccGTCTCCATAAATTAGCTCCAGTAATCTCATCAACCATACTAGCACTGGTAAACCACGAGTAGTAAGATGGACAATCATCTAGTTCTTTAATGGCTTCATAATAAACGACTCTAGAATGCGGTCTCACataattaatcaatttgtGTGTCCAGAATAATATAATGTCTGATATCACATGTAATACATCCCATACGAATGGCGGAATATGATCCAATGTCGCATATACAGCAGATAATAACCACGTTTGtaacatatttttatattttcctCAATACTTTTAAAAACCTTGTTTATTGCATTCTTGATCTGTTACCAACACCAAATTACTTACTTTAGCAAACAGGTAATTTGACTCAAGACAGAATAATCTGCTATTCGTGTAGAACGTACCTTTATTGATTGAATATTCATCGCAGTTGCTGTAAGGGACAAATGGACCGACTGCTAACCCAAAACGTCTTTTTGGTACCGTCCTCTGTACTTCCAAGTTTGTTCTCTTTAACTTCCATACCACGTGATgggaaatttgaaattttgttTAGTTCGACTAGTTTTAAAAAAGTAAAATTAAAGTGGCAAATACCTAATTTAAGGTGGGAAACCAGGTAAAAGTAGTCAATTAATTCAAGAGATCATTCATTTAAGAGCcaattgaacaatttgtGTGATTGCCATAGAGAGATTATTACGATTAGGCTAAGGTATACATAGAAAAGAatagaaaaggaaaaatgtTCAGAAATAATTACGATGGTGATACCGTTACATTTTCTCCTACAGGTAGATTATTCCAAGTAGAATATGCCCTCGAGGCAATCAAGCAAGGTAGTGTAACTGTCGGCCTACGTTCGAAGAAACATGCGGTCCTGGTTGCACTAAAGAGAAATGCAGATGAATTATCATCgtatcaaaagaaaataatcaaatgtGATGAACATTTAGGTCTTGCGTTGGCTGGTTTGGCTCCAGATGCAAGAGTACTAAGTAATTATTTGAGACAACAATGTAATTATTCAAGTTTGATTTATAACAGGAAACTATCAGTCGAGAAAGCTGGCCATTTACTTTGTGATAAAGCCCAAAAAAATACTCAATCTTACGGGGGAAGACCTTATGGGGTTGGTCTATTGATTGTTGGTCATGATAATAGTGGACCTCATCTATTGGAGTTCCAACCTTCAGGGAATACTGTAGAATTATATGGGTCAGCCATTGGGGCTCGTTCACAAGGTGCTAAGACATACTTGGAAAGAGTTCTTGatcaattcattgaaattgaagatcCTGAGGAATTAATTAAAACTGGGGTTGAGTCTTTGAAACAATCTTTGAAAGACGAAACTTTAAGTACCGAGAATCTATCAATTGCAATAGTTGGTGAAGATATTCCATTTACTCTGTATGATGGTGATAAcgtttcaaaatatttataaacgactggaaaaataaataaagaaaaaaaatcatataatatcatATAGATATTGTTATCTAAAGGTAcataaaaataacaattttAACGCAATATCAAACTAATATAATGCTTTAGTCTCACGTGCTGTCGTTGTTGGCAATGCTATGCTAGTCAAGCAAAGTATACTTTTTTTGGTTcaaagtaaataaatattaaaatatatagaagGTATGTTTTATACAGAACTAAATCATGTAAaaaacttttgaaattgcAGTAGTCGAAAACTCATGATTTTCATACttcattgaaaagttttaaGATCAACTGAAAGTTATAGAGAGACTTCACAAAAACAACCACCACAATTCAGAGATCNNNNNNNNNNNNNNNNNNNNTTAATTATAGGAAATAAGCTATCTAACCTTACCTTTTTAAAACGGATAAATTAGTGAGAGGTCAGAATAATGATAACCCCAATACACTGAACtacaaaatcatcaaaaatataattcaattggAGGGTTGGCCGAGTGGTCTAAGGCGGCAGACTTAAGATCTGTTGGACGGTTGTCCGCGCGAGTTCGAACC harbors:
- the PRE5 gene encoding proteasome core particle subunit alpha 6 (similar to Saccharomyces cerevisiae PRE5 (YMR314W); ancestral locus Anc_5.1); translation: MFRNNYDGDTVTFSPTGRLFQVEYALEAIKQGSVTVGLRSKKHAVLVALKRNADELSSYQKKIIKCDEHLGLALAGLAPDARVLSNYLRQQCNYSSLIYNRKLSVEKAGHLLCDKAQKNTQSYGGRPYGVGLLIVGHDNSGPHLLEFQPSGNTVELYGSAIGARSQGAKTYLERVLDQFIEIEDPEELIKTGVESLKQSLKDETLSTENLSIAIVGEDIPFTLYDGDNVSKYL
- the TGL3 gene encoding bifunctional triglyceride lipase/lysophosphatidylethanolamine acyltransferase (similar to Saccharomyces cerevisiae TGL3 (YMR313C); ancestral locus Anc_5.2), whose translation is MLQTWLLSAVYATLDHIPPFVWDVLHVISDIILFWTHKLINYVRPHSRVVYYEAIKELDDCPSYYSWFTSASMVDEITGANLWRRNFFSRRYDFNSVLEQYSILIKALDNNDLELIKEKFSTTGPCMLRNFAGIVDKKLFTKSLMGTKLLIEQYLEKTIDGLELLDEAMVPTAFFQRCKLSLGTTALILQGGSLFGLFHLGVIKGLLLQDLMPNIISGSSMGACVAAVFGCMPNEELEELFSDDYILNIIKDDFELLKSCGYGNLEQHLNLGTLIQNLIHHGYSQDVYLFIQFVLKYIIKDITFEEAYQLTGKVFNIVIHPTDKSCPNLLNYVTTPNILIRSAINCSLGSGVISEGTKLLCKNLDNEIESFLTEEKNKTNQFLTPENAVNSNETESPYTRLTELFNVNNFIVSLARPYLAPLVVNDLKHEIKTSKYYYYKHYPETANNINLPELGIPQLNFTEMEPLAFKFKYHLERKLKNITTLEFHHRMQVLDNLGLLSSWIKRLIIDEKTPRSAIEIAIVPRMKNLSITRIIEGQLNNIPYWIKCGEQSTWPVLSLIKTRCAVEFKLDEIIRVRRNK